One region of Limnospira fusiformis SAG 85.79 genomic DNA includes:
- the ispG gene encoding (E)-4-hydroxy-3-methylbut-2-enyl-diphosphate synthase: MQTLPITTPTASQPSVDTVIHRRQTRPVRVGNITIGGGYPVVVQSMINEDTMDIEGSVASIRRLHEMGCEIVRVTVPSVGHAKAVGEIKQKLAATYQPVPLVADVHHNGMKIALEVAKHVDKVRINPGLYVFEKPKGDRSEYTDTEFQEIGEKIRETLKPLVISLRDQGKAMRIGVNHGSLAERMLFTYGDTPEGMVESALEFIRICESLDFQNLVISLKASRVPVMLAAYRLMAKRMDDLGMDYPLHLGVTEAGDGEYGRIKSTAGIATLLADGIGDTIRVSLTEAPEKEIPVCYSILQSLGLRKTMVEYVACPSCGRTLFNLEEVLHKVREATKHLTGLDIAVMGCIVNGPGEMADADYGYVGKQPGYISLYRGREEIKKVPEDQGVEELINLIKADGRWVEP; the protein is encoded by the coding sequence ATGCAAACCCTACCCATAACCACTCCGACCGCTAGTCAGCCCTCCGTTGACACAGTAATTCACCGTCGCCAAACCCGTCCAGTCCGGGTCGGAAACATCACCATTGGCGGAGGATACCCCGTCGTAGTTCAGTCCATGATTAACGAAGATACCATGGACATAGAAGGTTCCGTCGCCTCCATTCGTCGGCTGCATGAAATGGGTTGTGAAATCGTCCGCGTCACAGTTCCCAGCGTCGGACACGCCAAAGCCGTAGGCGAAATCAAACAAAAACTCGCCGCCACCTATCAACCCGTCCCCCTAGTCGCAGATGTTCACCACAACGGCATGAAAATTGCCCTAGAAGTCGCCAAGCACGTCGATAAAGTGCGGATTAACCCCGGATTATACGTCTTCGAGAAACCTAAAGGCGATCGTAGCGAATACACAGACACTGAATTTCAAGAAATCGGCGAGAAAATCCGCGAAACCCTCAAACCCCTAGTTATCTCCCTCCGTGACCAGGGTAAAGCCATGCGTATCGGCGTTAATCATGGTTCCCTAGCCGAAAGAATGCTATTTACCTACGGCGACACCCCCGAAGGTATGGTAGAATCAGCCCTGGAATTTATCCGCATCTGTGAATCCCTAGACTTTCAGAACTTAGTGATATCCCTAAAAGCCTCCCGCGTCCCCGTCATGTTAGCAGCCTATCGCCTCATGGCTAAACGCATGGATGACCTAGGGATGGACTATCCCCTACACTTGGGAGTTACCGAAGCCGGAGATGGAGAATATGGCCGCATTAAATCCACCGCTGGTATTGCTACCCTCTTAGCAGATGGTATTGGTGACACCATTCGGGTTTCCCTCACAGAAGCCCCAGAAAAGGAAATTCCTGTTTGCTATAGCATTCTGCAATCCCTAGGACTGCGGAAAACTATGGTAGAATATGTCGCCTGTCCCTCCTGTGGTCGCACACTCTTTAACCTCGAAGAAGTTCTCCACAAAGTCCGAGAAGCAACTAAACACCTGACTGGACTAGATATTGCTGTTATGGGTTGTATTGTTAACGGACCTGGAGAAATGGCAGATGCTGACTATGGTTATGTAGGAAAACAACCTGGCTATATTTCCCTATATCGGGGTCGGGAAGAAATTAAAAAAGTTCCCGAAGATCAAGGTGTCGAAGAATTAATTAATCTCATCAAAGCAGATGGACGCTGGGTAGAGCCATAA
- a CDS encoding pentapeptide repeat-containing protein, whose translation MTDYQANQLFKQGVSQYHQGDIPAALELWREALTIYQKLGDRQREGATWGNLGIAYAALSNSQEAITCYQTHLRIAEDIGDISGQLNALTNLGMAYHATNELPKAIACYQQQLEIANQMGDRTQKINALQRLRLTWEHIPDPQQVNDCRLQQWEIAHQWLGVVGMAEFTQILEQVGLSLTEDLYGQDLTGVDLSNANLRGANLAKTNLTNANLTLADLSNANLQGANLSNAILCNANLRDANLQEANLSQADLRTKLPRANLSNANLTQADLTSAYLPRANLSNANLQSANFTYADLSGVNLTGANLQKTDFSRAELADIMVENVEFTEAIGISRRLQPELQRKGAIFGDS comes from the coding sequence ATGACGGACTACCAGGCTAATCAATTATTTAAACAAGGGGTTTCTCAATATCATCAAGGTGATATTCCGGCGGCTTTGGAATTGTGGCGCGAAGCCCTGACTATCTATCAAAAATTGGGCGATCGCCAACGGGAAGGCGCTACTTGGGGTAATTTGGGTATAGCTTATGCTGCTTTGTCTAATTCTCAAGAAGCCATTACCTGCTATCAAACTCACCTCCGTATCGCTGAAGATATTGGGGATATATCAGGACAGCTTAACGCCCTGACTAACCTGGGAATGGCTTATCATGCTACTAATGAGTTACCAAAAGCGATCGCCTGCTATCAACAACAGTTGGAAATTGCTAATCAAATGGGCGATCGTACCCAGAAAATCAACGCCCTACAGCGCCTCCGACTCACCTGGGAACATATCCCAGACCCTCAACAAGTCAATGACTGTCGCCTCCAACAATGGGAAATTGCCCATCAGTGGCTTGGAGTAGTCGGGATGGCAGAATTTACCCAAATTCTCGAACAGGTGGGTTTAAGCCTCACAGAAGACCTTTATGGGCAGGATTTAACCGGGGTTGACCTAAGTAATGCTAACTTGCGCGGCGCTAACTTGGCCAAGACTAACCTCACTAATGCCAACTTGACCCTGGCTGACCTCAGCAATGCTAATCTACAGGGAGCTAACCTCAGTAACGCTATCCTCTGCAACGCTAACCTCCGAGATGCTAATTTACAAGAGGCTAACCTCTCTCAAGCCGATCTACGAACTAAACTCCCCCGCGCTAACCTCAGTAATGCTAACCTGACCCAAGCTGATCTCACTAGCGCCTATCTCCCCCGCGCTAACCTCAGTAATGCTAATTTGCAGAGTGCTAATTTTACCTATGCGGACCTTAGTGGGGTAAACTTGACAGGAGCTAACCTCCAGAAAACAGATTTCAGCCGCGCGGAATTAGCTGATATCATGGTGGAAAATGTCGAATTTACTGAGGCGATCGGTATTTCTCGGCGACTGCAACCTGAATTGCAACGAAAAGGCGCAATTTTTGGAGACAGTTAA
- a CDS encoding pentapeptide repeat-containing protein, which translates to MTGVEGLWPQNISPNKLAILERKFAIWLRSQELESEPSPVAQQHQTLEELQALTKKAVAQGWNFAQLQGIIQTVVDAKTDNFLELATLAELKISEDFVGARLLGTHLSNLDLSGANLQNTYLRGVDLSDADLSSADLRFANLSGADLSGALLSDANLSGADLHRASLALASLSGADLCGANLTEANLNNCNLSDANLHNAILKNADLHQAGLALTNLKGADFTGAIVKQARLWHDSGLSEEVKQDLIKRGAIFEE; encoded by the coding sequence ATGACTGGTGTTGAAGGACTTTGGCCGCAAAATATTAGCCCCAATAAATTGGCGATCCTAGAGCGTAAATTTGCCATCTGGTTGCGATCGCAAGAATTAGAATCAGAACCCTCTCCTGTGGCGCAACAGCATCAGACTTTAGAAGAATTACAAGCCTTGACTAAAAAAGCTGTAGCCCAAGGCTGGAATTTTGCCCAATTACAGGGCATTATTCAGACCGTAGTTGATGCTAAAACTGATAATTTTCTCGAGTTAGCCACCTTAGCAGAATTGAAAATATCGGAAGATTTTGTGGGCGCAAGACTCCTGGGAACACATCTCAGTAACCTTGATCTCAGTGGCGCTAACTTACAAAATACTTACCTGCGGGGAGTTGATTTAAGTGATGCAGATCTTAGTAGTGCTGACCTGCGTTTTGCTAACCTTAGTGGTGCAGATCTCAGTGGGGCGCTGTTGAGTGATGCTAATTTGAGTGGCGCAGATCTACATAGGGCGAGTCTGGCTTTGGCTAGTCTCAGCGGCGCAGACCTGTGCGGCGCGAATTTGACAGAGGCTAATCTAAATAACTGTAATCTGAGTGATGCTAACCTCCATAATGCTATCCTCAAAAATGCTGATTTGCACCAAGCTGGGTTAGCCCTTACTAATTTGAAAGGGGCGGACTTTACGGGGGCTATTGTTAAACAAGCTAGATTATGGCATGATTCGGGACTGTCTGAGGAAGTTAAACAAGATTTGATTAAACGAGGGGCAATTTTTGAAGAGTGA
- a CDS encoding alpha/beta hydrolase, which produces MSEHLRYFSGFESLAVEWTDKIWSRGVPFWLRAEPKSNRVVLCLHGFTATPFEVRPVAQACLSRGLDGVGPLLPGHGFQELADQKLFFPKMTAEGMLSAVRRELELARSHYEFVGIFGHSMGGAIALKMAAEGRVDACAVTAPALKLPPRAVILLALFGWANISIPTQPKPFDNPVYLFDNSRAGRALQQLARIARSDLSSITCPVLAIHSHRDYLVSPVVINWMEKQLPNNLDVRWFDQSGHVMILDVNGEEISQAIADFFSQRSI; this is translated from the coding sequence ATGAGTGAACATCTGCGCTATTTTTCGGGTTTTGAGTCTTTAGCAGTCGAGTGGACAGACAAAATCTGGTCAAGGGGTGTACCCTTTTGGTTGCGGGCTGAACCTAAATCCAATCGGGTGGTTTTGTGTTTACATGGGTTTACCGCCACTCCTTTTGAGGTGAGACCAGTAGCGCAAGCCTGTCTAAGTCGGGGGCTTGATGGAGTGGGGCCTTTATTGCCTGGTCATGGTTTTCAAGAATTAGCAGACCAGAAGTTATTTTTTCCCAAAATGACGGCGGAAGGAATGTTATCTGCTGTGCGTCGGGAGTTGGAATTAGCCCGATCGCATTATGAATTTGTAGGTATTTTTGGGCATTCTATGGGAGGTGCGATCGCTTTAAAAATGGCGGCGGAGGGGCGAGTAGATGCCTGTGCGGTCACTGCACCAGCGTTAAAATTACCGCCTCGGGCTGTGATTTTATTGGCTTTATTTGGTTGGGCGAATATTTCTATCCCCACTCAACCCAAGCCTTTTGATAACCCCGTTTATTTATTTGATAATTCTCGGGCGGGGCGGGCGCTGCAACAACTAGCCAGGATAGCCCGATCAGATTTATCTTCAATTACTTGTCCGGTGTTAGCTATTCATTCCCATAGGGATTATTTAGTCAGTCCGGTGGTAATTAATTGGATGGAAAAACAACTACCAAACAATTTAGATGTCCGTTGGTTTGACCAGTCGGGTCATGTCATGATTTTAGATGTTAATGGGGAGGAAATTAGCCAGGCGATCGCCGATTTTTTTAGCCAGAGGAGTATCTAA